The following are from one region of the Acidimicrobiales bacterium genome:
- a CDS encoding sulfocyanin-like copper-binding protein, translating to MSRIRAVGAWAAGTAAAAVLAGCGGQPAPMSARQILHFDAANHTVDVTARAAYNGANGEMNFDGYANGRLTIHIPVGWLVTVHCANDSKLLLHSCAVVSDTPATLGTRPLAFPEASSPDPADGSRPNSPSTFQFVADRTGSYRIACLVHGHEIDGMWDRLVVSSALSPSASVGP from the coding sequence ATGAGCCGGATCCGGGCGGTGGGCGCGTGGGCGGCCGGCACGGCGGCCGCCGCCGTGCTGGCGGGATGCGGAGGCCAGCCCGCCCCGATGAGCGCCCGCCAGATCCTCCACTTCGACGCCGCCAACCACACCGTCGACGTGACGGCGCGCGCCGCCTACAACGGGGCCAACGGTGAGATGAACTTCGACGGCTACGCCAACGGCCGCCTCACCATCCACATCCCGGTCGGCTGGCTGGTGACCGTCCACTGCGCCAACGACTCCAAGCTCCTGCTGCACTCCTGCGCCGTGGTGTCCGACACCCCGGCCACCCTCGGGACGCGCCCGTTGGCGTTCCCGGAAGCGTCGTCCCCCGACCCGGCCGACGGGTCGCGGCCCAACTCGCCGTCGACCTTCCAGTTCGTGGCCGACCGCACCGGCTCGTACCGCATCGCCTGCCTGGTCCACGGCCACGAGATCGACGGGATGTGGGACCGCCTGGTCGTCTCCAGCGCCCTCAGCCCGTCGGCCTCGGTCGGGCCGTAG